One Longimicrobium sp. DNA segment encodes these proteins:
- a CDS encoding HAD-IIIC family phosphatase codes for MALEFLPESGASPAAYLEAARAVQSAAHDEALVPLRVSVVASFTADVLAPYLTVEGARRGLGIDVEFGPYGQLEQQLLDAGSPTLARRPDVVVVATRAEDLAPALLDELLTMDADDVAAEVAAVERRITALLEGARARTDAALLVFNHAPPRYAPAGVADGGQSVSIASAIAAVNDAIARACAAVPGCFVFDLARVAAEVGLARWSDARLAHLGRIPFSAAAQQEIGRALARRLRSLRMPPRKCLVLDLDNTLWGGVLGEDGPGGIKLGADYPGNVFSSFQRHVKRLRSRGVLLAVASKNNPADALEVLDGHPDCVLRSSDFAALQISWEDKATSLLAIARELNIGVDSLAFFDDNPVEREWVRSRLPQVAVVDVPASPTGYVEALEAAELFDHPVLTEEDGRRADLYRAERQRREAQVGSGSVEEFLRSLEMQVTMGEIDDATLPRVAQLLQKTNQFNLTTRRHTASEVAAMLDSGGIGVWMRVADRFGDNGLVGVALATPRGDGVWDVDSFLLSCRVIGRRVEACLLAELARLVAARGGHTLVGHFVPSEKNAVAARMYPDLGFAPAGDGSWNWKLFQGLPLQPDFVYICSQP; via the coding sequence TTGGCCCTGGAGTTCCTACCGGAAAGCGGTGCGTCGCCCGCGGCGTACCTCGAGGCGGCGCGCGCGGTCCAGTCCGCCGCGCACGACGAGGCGCTCGTTCCCCTGCGCGTCTCCGTCGTCGCCTCCTTCACCGCCGACGTGCTGGCGCCCTACCTGACGGTCGAGGGCGCCCGGCGCGGCCTGGGCATCGACGTCGAGTTCGGGCCCTACGGCCAGCTCGAGCAGCAGCTGCTCGACGCCGGCAGCCCGACCCTGGCGCGGCGGCCGGACGTGGTCGTCGTCGCCACGCGCGCCGAGGACCTGGCGCCGGCGCTGCTCGACGAGCTGCTGACGATGGACGCGGACGACGTCGCCGCCGAGGTGGCCGCGGTGGAGCGGCGCATCACCGCGCTGCTGGAGGGCGCCCGCGCCCGGACCGACGCGGCGCTGCTGGTCTTCAACCACGCGCCGCCGCGCTACGCCCCGGCGGGCGTCGCCGACGGCGGCCAGTCCGTCTCCATCGCCTCCGCGATCGCGGCCGTCAACGACGCGATCGCGCGCGCCTGCGCGGCGGTGCCCGGCTGCTTCGTCTTCGACCTGGCGCGCGTGGCGGCCGAGGTGGGCCTGGCACGCTGGAGCGACGCCCGGCTGGCGCACCTGGGGCGCATCCCCTTCAGCGCCGCCGCGCAGCAGGAGATCGGCCGGGCGCTGGCGCGGCGGCTCCGCAGCCTGCGCATGCCGCCGCGCAAGTGCCTGGTGCTCGACCTCGACAACACCCTGTGGGGCGGCGTGCTGGGCGAGGACGGGCCGGGGGGGATCAAGCTCGGCGCCGACTATCCGGGGAACGTCTTCAGCAGCTTCCAGCGGCACGTCAAGCGGCTCCGCTCGCGCGGCGTGCTCCTGGCCGTGGCCAGCAAGAACAACCCGGCCGACGCGCTGGAGGTGCTCGACGGCCATCCCGACTGCGTCCTGCGCTCCTCCGACTTCGCCGCGCTGCAGATCAGCTGGGAAGACAAGGCCACCTCGCTGCTGGCCATCGCCCGCGAGCTCAACATCGGCGTCGACTCGCTCGCGTTCTTCGACGACAACCCCGTCGAGCGCGAATGGGTGCGCTCGCGGCTCCCGCAGGTGGCGGTGGTCGACGTCCCCGCGTCGCCCACGGGCTACGTCGAGGCGCTGGAGGCCGCCGAGCTCTTCGACCACCCCGTGCTGACCGAGGAGGACGGCCGCCGCGCCGACCTCTACCGCGCCGAGCGGCAGCGGCGCGAGGCGCAGGTCGGCAGCGGCTCCGTGGAGGAATTCCTGCGCTCGCTGGAGATGCAGGTGACGATGGGGGAGATCGACGACGCCACGCTCCCCCGCGTGGCCCAGCTCCTCCAGAAGACCAACCAGTTCAACCTCACCACCCGCCGCCACACCGCCTCCGAAGTGGCCGCGATGCTCGACAGCGGGGGGATCGGGGTGTGGATGCGCGTGGCCGACCGCTTCGGCGACAACGGCCTGGTCGGCGTGGCGCTGGCCACCCCGCGCGGCGACGGCGTGTGGGACGTCGACTCCTTCCTCCTCAGCTGCCGGGTGATCGGCCGCCGGGTGGAGGCGTGCCTCCTGGCCGAGCTCGCGCGCCTCGTGGCCGCGCGCGGCGGGCACACGCTGGTGGGGCACTTCGTGCCCAGCGAGAAGAACGCGGTGGCCGCGCGGATGTATCCGGACCTCGGATTCGCGCCCGCGGGGGACGGTTCGTGGAACTGGAAGTTGTTTCAGGGCTTGCCTTTACAGCCCGATTTCGTGTACATTTGTTCCCAACCCTGA